In Paraburkholderia caribensis, a single window of DNA contains:
- a CDS encoding cytochrome P450: MTPSNATSNDADIARRFDLRHLDTSFHADPYPVYHALRTHEPVKRMPDGSLFLTRYRDVQAVYRDPKTFSSDKKVEFAPKYGATPLFEHHTTSLVFNDPPLHTRVRKLIAGALTARAIAAMEDGLVRLVDGLLDRAAGRGEIDLIGDFAAAIPVEVIGNLLDVPHDEREPLRDWSLAILGALEPSLTPAQHERGNRAVTEFVAYLKDLVARRRAAPGDPQHDVLTRLIQGEQGEGGGEQLSEVELLQNCIFILNAGHETTTNLIGNGLVTLSVWTEERDALLREPALIESAVEECLRFESSNQLGNRMTMIDTEIGGVPAAAGTPVTLCIGAANRDPEQFAQPDRFDIRRAPNRHLAFGFGIHQCAGLSLARLEARIAIGRFVRRFPAYRISGEPTRGGRVRFRGYAAVPCAVE; this comes from the coding sequence ATGACCCCGTCCAACGCGACGTCGAACGATGCCGACATCGCGCGCCGGTTCGATTTGCGACACCTCGACACGTCGTTTCACGCGGACCCGTATCCCGTCTATCACGCGCTGCGCACGCACGAGCCCGTCAAGCGCATGCCGGACGGCTCGCTTTTTCTCACGCGCTATCGCGACGTGCAGGCCGTCTATCGCGATCCGAAGACCTTCAGCTCCGACAAGAAAGTCGAGTTCGCACCGAAGTACGGCGCCACGCCGCTCTTCGAGCATCACACGACGAGCCTCGTCTTCAACGATCCGCCGCTGCATACGCGCGTGCGCAAGCTGATCGCGGGCGCGTTGACGGCGCGTGCGATTGCCGCGATGGAGGACGGGCTGGTGCGTCTCGTCGACGGCTTGCTCGACCGCGCTGCCGGGCGCGGCGAGATCGATCTGATCGGCGACTTCGCGGCGGCAATTCCCGTCGAGGTGATCGGCAATCTGCTCGACGTGCCGCACGACGAACGCGAGCCGTTGCGCGACTGGTCGCTTGCGATTCTCGGCGCGCTCGAACCTTCGCTCACGCCGGCGCAGCACGAGCGCGGCAATCGCGCGGTGACGGAGTTCGTCGCGTATCTGAAGGATCTCGTCGCGCGACGCCGGGCCGCGCCCGGCGATCCGCAGCACGACGTGCTCACCCGCCTGATCCAGGGCGAACAGGGTGAGGGCGGCGGCGAGCAGTTGTCCGAAGTCGAACTGCTGCAAAACTGCATCTTCATCCTGAACGCGGGCCACGAAACGACGACCAACCTGATCGGCAACGGCCTCGTCACGCTGAGCGTCTGGACGGAAGAGCGCGACGCGTTGCTGCGCGAGCCGGCGCTGATCGAAAGCGCCGTCGAGGAATGCCTGCGCTTCGAGAGCTCGAACCAGCTCGGCAATCGCATGACGATGATCGATACGGAGATCGGCGGTGTGCCCGCGGCTGCGGGCACACCTGTCACGCTGTGCATCGGCGCGGCGAACCGCGATCCCGAGCAGTTCGCGCAGCCGGACCGCTTCGACATCCGCCGCGCGCCGAACCGGCATCTCGCGTTCGGCTTCGGCATTCATCAGTGCGCGGGACTGTCGCTTGCGCGCCTCGAAGCGCGCATCGCCATTGGACGCTTCGTACGGCGCTTTCCTGCATATCGAATCAGCGGCGAGCCGACGCGCGGCGGACGCGTGCGCTTTCGTGGCTATGCGGCCGTGCCGTGCGCCGTCGAGTGA
- a CDS encoding glycoside hydrolase family 28 protein yields the protein MGTHIEHLASTPTRPARAAAAAWLASLSTALVLTACGGGSGPGVSAVSGVSGVSGVSGGNVDNNAAAAPAAASSASDASAPTADQPASDATPASDATPASDTPAPGFQVGTTTFDAALPPEPTLPTSSQICQTLPATLTAQANGLLPDSADAASTAPDTTRIQAALTACTNAASTGLSTNKVVRLTSGANGANAFLSGPLNLPSGVTLWIDKRVTLFASRDPRQFDKTQGTASCGLITVSDNGCNALITAARTSNSAVVGDGTIDGRGGSQLVSSVRDDPNLLKRADGSAMSWWDIGYEANVVQNKSQNNPRLIQINNGSNFTLYRVTLQNAPKFHVVPSGVQGFTAWGVKIYTPTAAYEAMNNYKGVPYSTVNAKNTDGIDPASSGAITSNPGNPGKLTGDASNMLIAYTSIRTGDDNMAIKGGTAPVNGRTYNITVAHSHFYEGHGMSIGSESAGSDNGVANADVTPVGGVYPSVSNVNVYDLSIDGADNGLRIKSDWSRGGLVSNIRYSNVCIRTGNQTSNPQALIFSPYYSPTKTLGLYPNLQGIVLDGIRIVNASNYTFQGFDSTSPILLGSGWSAGTAGFPSPAVVNPLLISLNNVVADAAPLSMTVADAQFSIGEGGTTLPLRAGSGVTLTQAAGAQASPVDCSKAFVPFPTKS from the coding sequence ATGGGCACTCACATCGAACATCTTGCATCGACGCCAACACGACCCGCGCGGGCGGCCGCAGCGGCGTGGCTTGCGTCGTTGTCGACAGCGCTGGTTCTCACGGCCTGCGGAGGCGGGTCGGGCCCGGGCGTATCGGCCGTATCGGGCGTATCGGGCGTATCGGGCGTGTCGGGGGGCAACGTGGACAACAACGCTGCCGCTGCGCCCGCTGCTGCTTCCAGCGCAAGCGACGCCAGCGCTCCGACAGCCGATCAACCGGCCTCGGATGCCACGCCCGCCTCCGACGCCACACCCGCCAGCGACACGCCCGCGCCGGGCTTCCAGGTCGGCACGACGACCTTCGACGCCGCGCTGCCGCCGGAACCGACCTTGCCGACATCGTCGCAAATCTGTCAGACGCTGCCCGCGACGCTGACAGCGCAGGCGAACGGCCTGCTGCCCGATAGCGCCGACGCCGCCAGCACGGCCCCCGACACCACGCGTATCCAGGCTGCGCTGACGGCATGCACGAACGCTGCGAGCACGGGCCTTTCGACGAACAAGGTCGTGCGTCTGACGTCCGGCGCGAACGGGGCGAACGCGTTCCTGTCCGGCCCGCTGAACCTGCCGAGCGGCGTCACGTTGTGGATCGACAAACGCGTGACCCTGTTCGCGTCGCGCGATCCGCGCCAGTTCGACAAGACCCAGGGCACCGCGAGCTGCGGCCTCATCACTGTCAGCGACAACGGCTGCAACGCGCTGATCACGGCCGCCAGGACGAGCAACAGTGCGGTGGTCGGCGACGGCACGATCGACGGGCGCGGCGGCAGCCAGCTGGTCAGCAGCGTGCGCGACGATCCCAATCTGCTCAAGCGCGCCGATGGCTCCGCGATGAGCTGGTGGGACATCGGTTATGAGGCGAACGTCGTGCAGAACAAGTCGCAGAACAACCCGCGTCTCATCCAGATCAACAACGGCAGCAATTTCACGCTGTATCGCGTGACGCTGCAGAACGCGCCGAAGTTTCACGTCGTGCCGAGCGGCGTGCAAGGTTTCACTGCGTGGGGCGTCAAGATCTACACGCCGACGGCCGCCTACGAGGCAATGAACAACTACAAGGGCGTGCCGTACAGCACCGTCAATGCAAAGAACACCGACGGCATCGACCCCGCGAGCTCGGGCGCGATCACCAGCAATCCAGGCAACCCGGGCAAGCTCACGGGCGACGCGAGCAACATGCTCATCGCGTACACATCGATCCGCACGGGTGACGACAACATGGCGATCAAAGGCGGCACCGCGCCCGTCAACGGCCGCACGTACAACATCACGGTCGCGCACAGCCACTTTTACGAAGGGCATGGGATGTCGATCGGCAGTGAATCGGCGGGGTCGGACAACGGGGTGGCCAATGCGGACGTCACGCCCGTGGGCGGCGTGTACCCGAGCGTGAGCAACGTGAACGTCTACGACCTGAGCATCGACGGTGCGGACAATGGCTTGCGCATCAAGTCCGACTGGAGCCGCGGCGGACTCGTCTCGAACATCCGTTATTCGAACGTGTGCATTCGCACGGGCAACCAGACGTCGAACCCGCAGGCGCTGATCTTCTCGCCGTACTACAGTCCCACGAAGACCCTCGGACTGTATCCGAACCTGCAAGGCATCGTGCTCGACGGAATACGCATCGTCAACGCGTCGAACTACACGTTCCAGGGCTTTGATTCGACCAGTCCGATTCTGCTCGGTTCGGGCTGGTCGGCGGGAACGGCTGGATTCCCGAGTCCGGCCGTGGTCAATCCGTTGCTGATCTCGCTGAACAACGTCGTGGCGGATGCCGCGCCGCTCAGCATGACCGTTGCGGACGCACAGTTCTCGATTGGCGAAGGCGGCACGACGCTGCCGTTGCGGGCAGGCAGCGGCGTGACATTGACGCAGGCGGCGGGCGCGCAGGCGTCGCCCGTCGATTGCAGCAAGGCGTTCGTGCCATTCCCGACGAAGTCGTGA
- the serB gene encoding phosphoserine phosphatase SerB — protein sequence MNLVIQSLSPLAAEHHKPLIALSRGSNLTVIDPCAVRIETADLAQRADLDVYCATHALDYAFVEAGRRLTDFGLVAMDMDSTLITIECIDEIADFCGLKAEVAAITEASMRGEIKDFNESLTRRVALLKGLDASALEKVYEERLQLSPGAEKMLAGAKAAGMKTLLVSGGFTFFTDKLQARLALDFTRANTLEIVDGKLTGRVLGEIVNADVKARTLREACDKLGIEPARAIAMGDGSNDLKMMAAAGLSVAFRAKPVVREAASVAFNHVGLDGLLRLF from the coding sequence ATGAATCTCGTCATCCAAAGCCTCAGCCCGCTTGCCGCCGAGCATCACAAGCCACTCATCGCGCTGTCGCGCGGCTCGAATCTCACCGTGATCGATCCGTGCGCGGTGCGCATCGAAACCGCCGACCTCGCGCAGCGCGCCGACCTCGACGTCTACTGCGCAACGCATGCGCTCGACTATGCGTTCGTCGAAGCGGGCCGGCGTTTGACCGACTTCGGCCTCGTCGCCATGGACATGGATTCGACGCTGATTACGATCGAGTGCATCGATGAAATCGCGGATTTCTGCGGGCTGAAGGCGGAAGTGGCGGCGATCACGGAAGCGTCGATGCGCGGTGAGATCAAGGACTTCAACGAGAGCCTGACGCGCCGCGTCGCGTTGCTGAAAGGGCTGGACGCGAGCGCACTCGAAAAGGTTTACGAAGAGCGCCTGCAACTGTCGCCGGGCGCGGAAAAAATGCTGGCGGGCGCGAAGGCCGCGGGCATGAAGACGCTGCTGGTGTCGGGCGGCTTTACGTTCTTCACCGACAAGCTGCAAGCGCGGCTCGCTCTCGACTTCACACGCGCCAATACGCTGGAAATCGTCGACGGCAAGCTGACGGGCCGCGTGCTCGGCGAGATCGTCAACGCCGACGTGAAGGCGCGCACGCTGCGCGAAGCTTGCGACAAGCTCGGCATCGAGCCGGCCCGCGCGATCGCGATGGGCGATGGTTCAAACGATCTGAAAATGATGGCGGCGGCTGGCCTGTCCGTCGCGTTCCGTGCGAAGCCGGTTGTGCGCGAAGCGGCGAGCGTCGCGTTCAATCACGTCGGACTGGACGGATTGCTGCGGCTTTTCTGA